One window of Thermocoleostomius sinensis A174 genomic DNA carries:
- a CDS encoding CIA30 family protein — translation MATNQQSTQWDLGRFVKTLSYFGAIPFLSDLDWFQQWLGSRAHPSVDSTALSKSNSSMPTHKLIFDFTQPSSDLGEVWGALDDVVMGGVSQSGLQLGAAGAFFSGTVSTANSGGFASVRTRNFEPPIDLSGFAGIELRVKGDGNRYKFMLRTETRWDGIAHCYSFDTTPDTWITVQIPFTAFVPVFRAKTVNNAPLDPSRIHAMQLMLSKFEYDGGLNPHFEPGFFQLQIESIQAYSG, via the coding sequence ATGGCGACAAATCAGCAATCGACACAGTGGGATCTAGGCAGATTTGTCAAAACCTTGTCCTACTTTGGTGCAATTCCCTTTCTCAGCGATCTAGACTGGTTCCAACAGTGGCTTGGCAGTCGTGCCCATCCCAGCGTAGACAGCACTGCTTTATCGAAGTCAAATTCCTCTATGCCTACTCACAAGCTGATTTTTGATTTCACCCAACCCAGTAGCGACTTAGGCGAAGTTTGGGGGGCACTCGATGATGTGGTGATGGGGGGGGTTAGCCAAAGTGGGCTGCAACTAGGAGCGGCTGGGGCTTTTTTCTCTGGCACAGTGTCTACAGCGAATTCGGGCGGATTCGCTTCGGTACGCACACGCAACTTTGAACCACCAATCGATCTATCTGGATTTGCCGGCATTGAACTACGCGTCAAAGGAGACGGCAACCGCTACAAGTTTATGCTGCGCACTGAAACCCGCTGGGATGGAATAGCACACTGTTATTCTTTCGATACCACACCAGATACCTGGATAACGGTACAAATTCCCTTTACAGCCTTTGTTCCAGTTTTTCGCGCGAAAACGGTCAACAATGCTCCTCTCGACCCTAGCCGTATTCACGCCATGCAGTTGATGCTCAGCAAATTTGAATATGACGGTGGCTTGAACCCTCACTTTGAACCGGGCTTCTTTCAACTACAAATCGAATCGATTCAGGCTTACTCAGGCTGA
- a CDS encoding EVE domain-containing protein, with product MNYWLMKSEPSVYSIADLARDKHTIWDGVRNYQARNFLRSMAVGDQAFFYHSNTKPPAIVGLMQISEANLDDPTQFDPKSKYYDAKSTPDHPRWQTVKVKFVQEFPTPISLDVLRQSFTPEQLWVVRPGNRLSVMPVAEAVARQILNLLS from the coding sequence ATGAATTATTGGCTGATGAAGTCGGAACCAAGCGTCTATAGCATTGCTGATTTGGCTCGCGATAAACACACAATTTGGGATGGTGTTCGCAATTATCAGGCGCGCAATTTCCTGCGATCGATGGCTGTAGGCGATCAAGCGTTTTTTTATCATTCCAACACCAAACCGCCGGCCATTGTGGGATTAATGCAGATCAGTGAGGCTAACCTCGACGATCCCACCCAATTTGATCCGAAAAGCAAGTATTACGACGCGAAATCTACACCAGATCATCCTCGTTGGCAAACCGTGAAGGTGAAATTTGTGCAGGAATTTCCAACACCGATTTCGCTGGACGTACTACGGCAAAGCTTCACTCCAGAACAACTGTGGGTTGTGCGGCCAGGCAACCGTCTGTCGGTGATGCCCGTTGCAGAAGCGGTGGCGAGGCAAATTCTGAACCTGCTCTCCTGA
- a CDS encoding hemolysin family protein translates to MISLAIGVLAVVPVPLLSGSDVFLRLLAVLVLIAINAFFVAAEFSIVSVRRSRIAQLVSAGDVQAKTVQDLQRGLDRLLSTTQLGITLSSLALGWIGEGTMAVLLAVVLSRLPLSATNQQFAAHSLAIPLAFVLIAYLQIVLGELCPKSMALLYPEQLARILGAPSLAIARLFNPLIWILNQSTRLLLRLVGVQYTGQGWAHRVTPEELQLIISTSAETPGLEDEKRELLTNVFEFAEVSAGEVMVPRTSIVAISGEATFQDLLHEVVSSGHSRYPVMGESLDDIQGIIHFKELAEPVVQEQLKLDSSILPWVRPAQFVSETVPLDELLRLMRRSGQAMVVVVDEYGGTAGLVTLQDLVAEIIGDTRESEGDDEEPTLQILDERTFLVQAQTDLEEVNELLDLELPLAEDYQTLGGFLIYQMQKIPTEGEQMRYASYEMTVESADGPRLERILIRRLEDIGEAGSGMADDDLLGYMDSDSIADPWSSEVEEDLLSDAFGSGTHRDRPRDRSIDPTDEEDLQSFDAIEWDGESPSPESASSDPWLPNNHNSSNSH, encoded by the coding sequence ATGATTTCCCTTGCCATTGGTGTTCTGGCGGTTGTTCCTGTGCCTCTATTGTCGGGGTCAGATGTTTTCCTACGGCTGCTGGCGGTCTTAGTTTTGATTGCTATTAATGCGTTCTTTGTGGCGGCTGAATTTTCGATCGTTTCTGTGCGGCGATCGCGGATTGCTCAACTGGTATCGGCAGGTGATGTGCAGGCAAAAACAGTGCAAGATCTTCAGCGCGGTCTCGATCGGCTGTTGTCTACCACGCAACTTGGCATTACGCTGTCAAGCCTGGCACTGGGCTGGATTGGAGAAGGCACGATGGCGGTGCTGCTGGCGGTAGTTTTGTCGCGGCTACCCTTATCGGCAACCAATCAGCAGTTTGCTGCCCACTCGCTGGCCATTCCGCTGGCCTTTGTGCTAATTGCCTATTTACAAATTGTGTTAGGAGAACTTTGCCCTAAGTCGATGGCATTGCTGTATCCTGAGCAACTAGCCAGAATCTTGGGAGCGCCCAGTCTGGCGATCGCCCGTTTATTCAATCCGCTGATTTGGATTCTTAATCAATCAACTCGGCTATTATTACGATTGGTGGGTGTGCAGTATACCGGTCAGGGGTGGGCCCACCGAGTGACCCCTGAAGAACTGCAACTGATTATTAGCACCTCCGCAGAAACCCCTGGTTTAGAAGATGAAAAGCGCGAATTACTGACGAATGTGTTTGAGTTTGCTGAGGTGTCGGCTGGTGAGGTGATGGTGCCGCGCACAAGCATTGTGGCCATTTCCGGGGAGGCTACCTTTCAGGATTTACTGCATGAGGTTGTTAGTTCAGGCCATTCGCGTTATCCGGTCATGGGCGAATCGTTAGATGATATTCAAGGCATTATTCACTTCAAGGAGTTAGCAGAACCCGTCGTACAAGAGCAACTGAAGTTGGATAGCTCCATCTTGCCCTGGGTGCGACCCGCTCAGTTTGTTTCTGAAACGGTGCCGTTAGATGAATTACTGCGGCTAATGCGGCGATCGGGGCAGGCAATGGTGGTAGTGGTAGACGAGTATGGAGGCACTGCTGGACTTGTCACGCTCCAGGATCTGGTTGCAGAAATTATTGGCGACACGCGGGAATCTGAAGGAGACGACGAAGAACCTACACTGCAAATTTTGGACGAGCGCACGTTTCTGGTGCAAGCGCAGACAGACTTGGAAGAAGTCAATGAACTACTAGATTTAGAGTTGCCTTTGGCAGAGGACTATCAAACGTTGGGCGGCTTCTTAATTTACCAGATGCAAAAGATTCCAACGGAAGGGGAACAAATGCGCTATGCCAGCTATGAAATGACAGTGGAATCGGCCGATGGCCCTCGATTAGAGCGGATTTTGATTCGCCGTTTAGAGGACATAGGAGAAGCAGGTAGTGGAATGGCGGATGATGATCTGCTGGGCTATATGGATTCAGACTCGATAGCTGACCCTTGGTCATCTGAGGTCGAGGAGGATTTGTTGTCGGATGCGTTCGGAAGCGGAACCCACCGCGATCGTCCCCGCGATCGATCGATCGATCCAACAGATGAAGAGGATCTGCAATCCTTCGATGCCATTGAGTGGGATGGGGAGTCGCCTTCGCCTGAATCTGCTTCTTCCGATCCCTGGCTGCCCAACAATCACAATTCTTCAAACTCGCATTAG
- a CDS encoding FHA domain-containing protein, with amino-acid sequence MTSAPHQSHLLIIEDDKGRREYTLDSPVYSIGRDPKCDIRLVSQFVSRRHATLVQLPNEDGSFYYRIVDGNLKGKPSANGLLINGRKLQAHDLQDQDKIVFGPQVQAIYYLLKRDAITTVPPDEYDITLISPNMVDDPEDADGNESSRPTRPAPSPRPYDL; translated from the coding sequence ATGACTTCAGCACCGCATCAAAGCCACCTACTGATCATTGAGGATGATAAGGGACGGCGGGAATATACCCTGGATAGCCCAGTCTATTCCATTGGTAGAGACCCCAAATGCGATATCCGGCTTGTATCTCAGTTTGTCTCTCGTCGCCATGCTACCCTAGTGCAGCTTCCCAACGAAGACGGAAGCTTCTACTATCGGATTGTGGATGGCAACCTAAAGGGAAAACCCAGTGCCAATGGGCTTTTAATTAATGGTCGCAAGTTACAAGCTCATGATTTGCAAGACCAAGACAAAATTGTTTTTGGACCGCAAGTTCAAGCCATTTACTATTTGCTAAAGCGAGATGCCATTACAACCGTGCCTCCAGACGAATATGACATCACATTGATTAGCCCCAATATGGTTGATGATCCGGAAGACGCCGATGGGAACGAATCGTCTCGCCCAACTCGTCCTGCCCCTAGTCCGCGTCCCTACGATTTGTAG
- a CDS encoding HhoA/HhoB/HtrA family serine endopeptidase produces MKTNPRSTYDSFSDGEFNRSESRRPASASRMKQTLTYLSLLLLGAGGVVVGDRLLNAQSAPPPQQSTLASPIAPQQTAVRTEVPNNRSSAAVPQNSNFIADAAQRVGPAVVRIDSQRTVLRRGPSVQDPFGRFFGDSLPPSSRVQEGTGSGFIIDANGIILTNAHVVDGADRVTVVLTDGRRFDGEVLGQDILTDVAVVKIEATDLPTVPIGDSEQLQPGEWAIAIGNPLGLDNTVTVGIVSATGRSSADIGVSDRRVGFIQTDAAINPGNSGGPLLNQQGEVIGMNTAIISGAQGLGFAVPINTVQRIADQLVANGRVDHPYLGVEMMPLTPELKEQINADPSTDFTVTDDEGVLIVRVAEGSPAASAGLRAGDILLRIGDQTVTDVGTVQATVERSQIGQDLPIEVRRNGETLRLSVAPGVLPTQAQR; encoded by the coding sequence ATGAAGACCAATCCCCGTTCTACCTATGATTCGTTTTCAGACGGTGAGTTCAATCGAAGTGAGTCGAGACGCCCCGCTTCGGCTAGCCGAATGAAACAAACCTTGACCTATTTATCCTTACTGCTACTGGGTGCAGGTGGGGTGGTAGTGGGCGATCGTCTTCTCAATGCTCAATCTGCTCCGCCGCCTCAGCAATCTACCCTAGCATCCCCCATTGCTCCACAACAAACAGCCGTCCGCACCGAGGTTCCCAACAATCGCTCGAGTGCAGCTGTGCCCCAAAATTCAAACTTCATTGCAGACGCGGCTCAACGAGTAGGGCCGGCCGTAGTACGTATTGATTCGCAGCGTACAGTTTTAAGACGTGGCCCTAGTGTGCAAGATCCCTTTGGTCGCTTCTTTGGCGATAGCCTTCCCCCTTCCTCGCGGGTACAGGAAGGAACCGGATCTGGCTTTATTATCGATGCCAACGGCATTATTCTCACCAATGCTCACGTGGTTGACGGGGCCGATCGGGTGACGGTCGTGCTCACCGATGGGCGTCGCTTTGATGGTGAAGTTCTTGGGCAAGACATTCTCACCGATGTGGCGGTTGTCAAAATTGAGGCGACCGATCTACCCACTGTGCCAATAGGAGATTCTGAGCAGTTGCAGCCGGGAGAATGGGCCATTGCGATTGGTAACCCTCTGGGACTAGATAATACTGTCACAGTGGGGATTGTCAGCGCCACTGGACGCTCGAGTGCCGATATTGGGGTTAGCGATCGCCGAGTAGGCTTCATTCAAACCGACGCTGCCATCAATCCGGGCAATTCGGGTGGGCCGTTGCTGAACCAGCAAGGGGAAGTAATTGGCATGAATACGGCCATTATTAGCGGCGCTCAAGGGCTAGGGTTTGCGGTTCCCATCAACACTGTGCAGCGCATTGCCGATCAATTGGTTGCCAACGGTCGAGTGGATCACCCGTATTTAGGGGTAGAAATGATGCCACTGACGCCAGAACTGAAAGAGCAAATTAATGCTGATCCGAGTACGGATTTTACCGTAACGGACGATGAGGGCGTTTTAATTGTACGGGTGGCGGAAGGGTCTCCAGCTGCCAGTGCCGGACTCCGCGCTGGAGATATTCTCCTCAGGATTGGAGATCAAACTGTGACGGATGTGGGTACGGTTCAAGCAACCGTAGAGCGTAGTCAAATTGGTCAAGACTTGCCGATCGAAGTTCGCCGTAATGGTGAGACCCTACGTCTATCAGTTGCGCCGGGAGTCTTGCCAACACAAGCACAACGTTAG
- the moeB gene encoding molybdopterin-synthase adenylyltransferase MoeB, whose protein sequence is MLNPNLDEIQLSKEEYERYSRHLILPEVGLDGQKRLKAASVLCIGTGGLGSPLLLYLAAAGIGRIGIVDFDVVDYSNLQRQVIHGTSWVGKPKIQSAKDRILEINPYCQVDLYETRLSSENALSILEPYDVVADGTDNFPTRYLVNDACVLLNKPNVYGSIFRFEGQATVFNYEGGPNYRDLYPEPPPPGLVPSCAEGGVLGILPGIIGVIQATETVKIILGQGQTLSGRLLLYNALNMTFRELKLRPNPVRPVIEKLVDYEEFCGIPQAKAAEAQQQAAMEEITVQELKQILDSRAEDYVVVDVRNPNEYEIAQIPGTVLVPLPEIENGDGIAKIKELLNGHKLIVHCKMGGRSAKAISLLKEAGVDGINVKGGINAWSQEVDPSVPQY, encoded by the coding sequence ATGCTAAATCCCAATCTGGATGAAATCCAGCTTAGTAAAGAAGAATATGAACGCTATTCCCGTCACCTGATCCTGCCAGAGGTTGGTTTAGATGGACAAAAGCGCTTAAAAGCCGCAAGCGTTTTGTGTATTGGAACAGGAGGACTAGGTTCTCCGTTGTTGCTCTACCTAGCCGCTGCTGGAATTGGGCGTATTGGGATCGTAGACTTCGACGTAGTGGACTACTCTAATTTACAGCGACAGGTGATTCACGGCACGTCATGGGTGGGGAAACCTAAGATTCAGTCCGCCAAAGATCGCATCTTGGAAATTAATCCCTATTGCCAGGTGGATTTGTATGAAACTCGGCTTTCATCAGAGAATGCCCTTAGCATTCTTGAGCCTTATGATGTGGTCGCCGATGGTACAGATAACTTTCCAACTCGCTATTTGGTTAATGACGCCTGTGTGCTGTTGAATAAACCGAATGTCTATGGCTCCATTTTTCGGTTTGAGGGACAAGCAACAGTGTTTAACTATGAAGGTGGACCCAATTACCGCGATCTCTATCCAGAACCACCTCCGCCTGGTTTAGTGCCATCTTGTGCTGAAGGAGGCGTATTGGGAATTTTGCCAGGGATCATTGGGGTAATTCAAGCCACTGAGACGGTGAAGATTATTCTAGGACAAGGGCAAACGTTGAGCGGTCGGCTGTTGCTTTATAATGCCCTGAATATGACGTTTCGCGAACTCAAGCTGCGTCCTAATCCAGTGCGTCCGGTGATTGAAAAGCTGGTTGATTATGAAGAATTTTGTGGAATTCCGCAAGCAAAAGCCGCTGAAGCCCAACAACAAGCTGCCATGGAAGAAATTACAGTTCAAGAACTCAAGCAAATTTTAGATAGTAGGGCTGAGGATTACGTCGTTGTAGATGTTCGGAACCCGAACGAGTATGAAATTGCCCAGATTCCAGGCACAGTGTTGGTGCCACTACCAGAGATTGAAAATGGTGACGGAATTGCCAAAATCAAAGAACTGCTGAATGGGCACAAACTCATTGTGCATTGCAAAATGGGAGGCCGATCGGCAAAAGCAATTTCTCTCCTCAAAGAGGCTGGTGTAGATGGCATCAACGTCAAGGGTGGAATCAATGCTTGGAGCCAGGAGGTTGATCCCTCAGTGCCGCAGTACTAG
- a CDS encoding Arm DNA-binding domain-containing protein — MMFSRTPTGRASKGSVSIINTHDRLQLRFSYGGKRHYVTLGLPDIATNRKLAELKAAEIEKDILYERIDPTLEKYKPQSALSTITPTTPTTKAKPQLDELWAKYSEFKKPQISPSTYVKDYIKCRNHINRLPARSLDDALLIRDYLLENLTLDAAKRCLNYLKACCNWAVEDGLIDTNPFVSIEDQGSQRLE, encoded by the coding sequence ATGATGTTCTCCAGAACGCCTACGGGTCGAGCCTCCAAAGGTTCTGTCTCTATCATCAATACCCACGATCGCCTCCAGCTTCGCTTCAGCTATGGCGGCAAGCGTCACTATGTAACGCTGGGACTACCTGATATCGCCACCAATCGAAAACTGGCTGAATTGAAAGCAGCGGAAATCGAAAAGGATATTCTTTACGAGCGGATTGATCCCACCCTCGAAAAGTACAAACCTCAATCTGCTCTCAGTACAATTACACCCACTACACCTACTACCAAAGCCAAGCCGCAGTTGGATGAACTGTGGGCAAAGTACAGCGAGTTTAAGAAGCCCCAGATCAGTCCTAGCACCTATGTCAAGGACTACATCAAGTGCCGTAACCACATTAACCGCCTGCCCGCTCGTTCTTTGGACGACGCTCTGCTGATCCGCGACTACCTACTCGAAAATCTCACGCTGGATGCGGCAAAACGCTGCCTGAATTACTTGAAAGCCTGCTGCAACTGGGCAGTAGAAGATGGGCTAATTGATACGAATCCTTTCGTCAGCATTGAAGATCAAGGCTCCCAAAGGCTTGAGTGA
- a CDS encoding site-specific integrase, with the protein MSEDEDINPFTKEERDRIIQAFETDRYYKYYAPLIEFLFMTGCRPSEAVALQWQHISADCCSIRFEQAVVDSETGLVFKKGLKTQKKRAFPANDRLAALLASIKPAHATGETKVFPSPKGTWIDVHNLTNRGWRAVLSKLEGIEYRKLYQTRHTFITAALETAVTMPDGKIKMLDAKDVGRLVGTSPKMIYEHYAGQARELFVPEF; encoded by the coding sequence TTGAGTGAAGATGAGGATATCAATCCCTTTACCAAAGAGGAACGCGATCGCATTATTCAGGCGTTTGAGACCGATCGCTACTACAAATACTACGCTCCCCTGATTGAATTCCTATTCATGACGGGCTGTAGACCTTCCGAAGCCGTTGCCCTGCAATGGCAACATATTTCCGCCGATTGTTGTTCTATTCGGTTTGAACAGGCAGTTGTCGATTCCGAAACAGGGCTGGTTTTTAAGAAGGGACTCAAAACCCAGAAAAAGCGAGCATTTCCTGCCAACGACCGACTGGCTGCACTTTTAGCATCGATCAAACCCGCTCATGCGACTGGGGAAACCAAAGTTTTTCCATCGCCAAAGGGCACCTGGATCGACGTTCATAATCTGACAAATCGGGGATGGCGCGCTGTTTTATCAAAGTTAGAAGGCATTGAGTACCGCAAGCTTTACCAGACTCGGCACACCTTTATCACGGCTGCCTTAGAAACAGCAGTGACGATGCCTGATGGCAAAATTAAAATGCTGGATGCCAAAGATGTAGGCAGGCTGGTTGGTACAAGTCCTAAAATGATTTATGAGCATTATGCTGGACAGGCAAGAGAATTGTTTGTACCTGAGTTTTAG